The sequence below is a genomic window from Setaria italica strain Yugu1 chromosome IV, Setaria_italica_v2.0, whole genome shotgun sequence.
CCGTGGCACCCCGTGGGCAAGGTCACTCGGCGAGAGGACAAGCCCTTGCCCCGGGTGGCATTGTCATCGACATGCGCTCGATGGGGCGTGGTAACCATGGCTACCATGCAAACGTGTCCTCCGACGAGTTGTGGGTGGATGTTGGCGGCGAGCAGCTGTGGATCGACGTCCTACATGCCACGCTCGAGCATGGCCTCGCACCCCGCATCTGGACCGACTACCTCCATATCACAGTCGGTGGCACGCTCTCCAACGGGGGCATCGGCGGGCAGGCGTTCCGGCATGGGCCACAGATCTCCAATGTGCACGAGCTTGACGTGGTAACAGGTATGTATAAGTTTTGCTGGTCACGTATACAATCTGAGAGAGCTGACTAGTGCCCAAGTGGTTTATTGATCCATCTATTTAAATGTTTGTCAACTAGTGTCCACGAGTAGAATGCACAGCAATTAAGTAATGAACAAGCCATGTTCGTTGCAGGCATGGGCGAAATGATCACCTGTTCCCAGGACAAGAACTCAGACCTCTTCTTTGCAGCATTGGGCGGGTTGGGTCAGTTTGGGGTCATAACCCGGGCTCGGATCGCGCTTGAACCCTCTCCCAAACGGGTTCTTTGGGTCCGAATCGCCTACTCAGACGTAGAATCATTCACCAGTGATCAGGAGCTGCTCATATCAAAACGGTCTAACGGATCCGGTTTCGACTACATTGAAGGCCAAGTCCAGCTGAACCGGACCCTCACCGAGGGCCGGAGGTCGTCTTCCTTCTTCTCAGCCTCAGAACTTGATCAGCTTGCCGAGCTCGTCCTCAGGACCGGGTCCAACGCAATCTACTACATTGAGGGTGCAATGTACTACAACGATGACACTGCCTCCTCCGTGAATCAGGTACAAAATCACAACCGAGTTTCATCTATCAAGAGTCATCGACCCATTAGCGCTCAAGCACACACTTACAttgttaacttttttttttttgcagaaacTTGAAAGACAACTGGAGGAGTTAAGCTTTGCCCCGGGGTTCGTATTCGTCAGGAACGTGTCATACCTAGAGTTCCTTGACCGGATCGGTCGTGAGGAGCAGAAGCTCCGGTCGGCTGGCGTCTGGGACGTGCCACACCCATGGCTCAACCTCTTCGTCCCCAAGTCACGCATCCTCGACTTCGACGCCAGCGTATTCAAGGGCATCCTCAGGGACGCCAAGCCCGTCGGCCTCATTCTCATGTACCCGATGAACAAGAACATGTGGGACGACAGGATGACGCCGGCCACGCCGGACGGGGACGTGTTCTACGCCGTCGGGCTGCTCAGGtcggcggtggccgccggcgacctcgagCGGCTGGAGGGGGAGAACGCCGCCGTGCTGGAGTTCTGCGACCGGGAAGGCGTCGGGTGCAAGCAGTACCTGCCGCACCACGCGTCGCCGGACGGCTGGAGGCGGCACTTCGGGGAGAAATTGGGCAGGGTCGCCGCGATGAAGCGCAGGTACGACCCGAGGGCGATCCTGTCGCCGGGGCAGGGGATCTtccccaccggcgccgccgtggccgacggcgacgacgaagcCGGCTCTGATTCTCTGTAGAAGACAATAGTAACGGAAATGCTTGCACGTATGCTCTGTTCTTGGCAACCTGCGTGCATGTTGGGGCGGCTGATTCGGAGGAAAGCCGTCGTGGCAGTTGATTATTTGTTTATTTAGTTGGtctgatcttcttccttcaaATGTAGGGGCCATAGAAAATTTGTGATGATCCTGATCCGGAGAAGCGTCCTATTTATTTGTGATAGTTTATTctttcatttttatttcttttaggaTCGTTTTGTATGGCTCATTGCAAAGCATCTTCATAGAACATGTAAGCAACGAAGTTGCACCAGGTCAACTACTGTGCTTCAAAGAAGCACTTTAGTTATGTTGGGCTGTTGACCTTGCTCTGTTTATGCTCTGTAGTATAGAATTTGTGCTTGTACGGAAGTTGTGTTTTAAAACTTAGAGCTAGTGAGTTTGTTGTTTCGAATTGCACAAGGATTATAATATTTGTTTCTATCTCTACGTGATCTGCAATACCACATGGATTATAATATTTGTTTCGAATTGCACAAGGAGTATCATTGTGTTCCCAACCTACAAGATCATCATCCAATCATAGTGTGGCGAGAGGAACACAAGAAAGGAGACGAGAAGGCATGTAATGAGTTCAACGGAATGTCGGAATCATAATGTACATTTGGTGGAACATCTAGAAAGAATGTAATTTCAGGATTTTGCGGAACCAAATCATGCCAACAGaataaggggatgtttggatattccctgctaaactttagcacctgtcacatcggatgtttggatactaattaggagtattaaacatagtctaattacaaaactaattgcacagatggagtctaattcgcgagacgaatctatttagcctaattagtccataatttgataatgtggtgctacaataaccatttgctaatgatggattaatttgtcttaatagattcgtctcgcgaattagactccatctatgcaattagttttgtaattagctcatgtttaatcctcctaattagcatccaaatattcgatatgacctgctaaagtttagcacctcgtatccaaacacacACTAAATCACCTTAGAATCTAGGACATTGAGCTAACAGCAAAGCATGAGAGCACTTCGAGATTGGCAAGCTGATGAAAGCGCCCCTATCTGGCCATGCATGGTGCGGTCGGCGGAGGCCGGAGATAGTTCCATTTTCTAAACAATCTGGCCATGCATGGTGGTTTCAGTAATAACTCTATTTTGGCAgattttctttgttttattGCTCATTTCTTGTCAAATGTCGGACTTTATCATCCTTTATTAAAACCCCTTTAACTCTTGCTGCTCTCCGAGATAAAATCGGACTATATAAAGCATGAGTTATCGCTTTGATTTTCTATACTTCCTTCTCTGTTTCTTGATTTATCCTTGTCACGCTCTTCCTGCTGTCCTTTTTATGTGAATCATAATTAGTCATGGGGAACCCTCCTGTTATCTAAAATAAATTCGGTGTCTATAACTCACTACTACATATTGTGCCATCACCACCGCCCTATCACCGCCGGTTGAAAGGTTAGTGAGCTGTAAGAGATTAAAACCGGCGGTGAAAAAgaccatcaccgccggtttcaattacaaaccggcggtgatagaTAGAGTGGGCCCAAAATTTTTACTCAATTTGCTTCACAAGCGAGCTCGCGTCCGCCACAGCCTCCGACCCCCACGACCTTATCCACGTCCGTCCGCCTCCCGTCCACCTCCTCCTATCCCCCTCCGCCACCCCCaaactctctccctcttccgTGAACACTCCATCCCTTTACcacccccttcccttcctctctctccccccgccgccccctccctctcccgctaGCCCTACCTCTCTCCGCCGGccttctccctcccttcctctcctgcTAGCGAGATCCCTCGACTGCCCCTCCTCCCCCCCTTCTCGCCCCTCACTCACGGTagtgaggagcggtggcggggcgaGAAGCGGAGGTAGCGCACTGGGGCTCTGATGGGAGGGGCTTTGATGGCATGCGGGGCTGCGATGGGATGCGACGGCGCGCGGAGCTACGACGACAAGTGTGGATCTATGGCGGTAGGGGCGCGCCTGGATCTCTGGCGGCGGGTGCGCGTGGATCTCCGGCAACGTCAAGGTGCGCCTCCCGTTCGAGGTCCAACGGCACGGGCTGGGGCGAGTGCGTTCACGGGTTGCAGGCCATgatggcgggcgcggccgggagCGGGCCGCAGGCAGCGTTGACAGCGGTCATGGGCAGCGGCGGGCGCCGCTACGGGTGACGACGGGCGTGGATCTGGATACAggtctctctccccctctccttcCATTCCTCTCAATCAGTTTGGCTGCCGGCGAGGCGCCAAGTGCGCCGGCGGGGTGCAATGCCAACGAGGGGCCAAGCGCGCCGGCGGGGTGCAATGCCGACGAGGTGCGTCGCGGGGGCGTGGGgcccaatttttttcttttttttcgaaaaaggCCATCACCGTCGGTTCCCATCAGACGGTGGTGCCTTCTACTATCACTGCCGACCCTCATCCGCCGGATCCctaaaccggcggtgatgcaCGGTTTGGGACGACGGTGATGTTGTCTTCAATAGTAGTGACTCATGCCATCCTTTCAAGGGGGGAAACATACACCCCTTACATATTTCTGAATTTGAGCGACTGGGGGAAGTCCAAGGAAGCAGCTTGATTAGTGTGGTTGTGGGTGACACCGATAGATTTGGTGGCGAGATAGCCTCTGAAAATAGGAGGACGTTGAGGGGGAGATCATCTTCTTTTTAGTGAGGTGCTAAGCTTCTACTCAAAGTAAGTAAAAAAAACTCTTTGTTCCCTCCTTTCTAG
It includes:
- the LOC101778401 gene encoding cytokinin dehydrogenase 10 encodes the protein MPKACVATFLMMTSFLSTINHFQMVSTVALPDDDIFTLDIVSKIHVDHDSTAKASSDFGRIVEAIPNGVFHPTSPADIAALIRLSISQSKPFTVAPRGQGHSARGQALAPGGIVIDMRSMGRGNHGYHANVSSDELWVDVGGEQLWIDVLHATLEHGLAPRIWTDYLHITVGGTLSNGGIGGQAFRHGPQISNVHELDVVTGMGEMITCSQDKNSDLFFAALGGLGQFGVITRARIALEPSPKRVLWVRIAYSDVESFTSDQELLISKRSNGSGFDYIEGQVQLNRTLTEGRRSSSFFSASELDQLAELVLRTGSNAIYYIEGAMYYNDDTASSVNQKLERQLEELSFAPGFVFVRNVSYLEFLDRIGREEQKLRSAGVWDVPHPWLNLFVPKSRILDFDASVFKGILRDAKPVGLILMYPMNKNMWDDRMTPATPDGDVFYAVGLLRSAVAAGDLERLEGENAAVLEFCDREGVGCKQYLPHHASPDGWRRHFGEKLGRVAAMKRRYDPRAILSPGQGIFPTGAAVADGDDEAGSDSL